The following are from one region of the Treponema denticola genome:
- a CDS encoding 5'-methylthioadenosine/adenosylhomocysteine nucleosidase, giving the protein MKIGIFGAEEQEVKLLKKHLVGEIRKIAGLSFFTGTIMGKDVVLVCSGIGKVNAALCCQILISEFKVDAVINTGAAGGLLEGINVFDMVVSTDAVQHDVDATAFGYPIGQVPMTKSPFWLADKKFKNLAVKAFKAMQKESDDEHIKNLKLIEGRIASGDTFVSDKKLRERIIKEFNPACVEMEGAAAAQVCCINKIPFLILRSISDTAGKDEAAKISYEVFSAQAAKDSSLLVLQMLKML; this is encoded by the coding sequence ATGAAGATAGGAATTTTTGGTGCTGAAGAGCAGGAAGTTAAACTTTTAAAAAAGCATTTAGTTGGGGAAATTCGAAAAATTGCCGGTCTTAGTTTTTTTACGGGAACGATAATGGGAAAGGATGTTGTTCTTGTGTGCAGCGGAATAGGTAAGGTCAATGCGGCTCTGTGCTGTCAAATTCTTATTTCGGAATTTAAGGTTGATGCTGTAATAAACACCGGGGCAGCCGGAGGGCTTTTGGAAGGTATAAATGTTTTCGATATGGTTGTTTCCACCGATGCAGTTCAGCATGATGTAGATGCAACAGCCTTCGGCTATCCTATTGGTCAGGTGCCTATGACAAAGTCTCCTTTTTGGCTTGCCGACAAAAAGTTTAAAAACCTTGCCGTTAAAGCTTTTAAGGCTATGCAAAAAGAAAGTGATGATGAGCATATAAAAAATTTAAAGCTTATTGAAGGCCGAATTGCTTCAGGGGATACCTTTGTTTCAGATAAAAAACTTAGAGAAAGGATTATCAAAGAATTTAATCCTGCCTGTGTTGAAATGGAAGGGGCAGCTGCTGCTCAAGTTTGCTGCATAAATAAAATTCCCTTTTTAATTTTGAGGAGTATTTCCGATACGGCAGGCAAGGATGAAGCTGCTAAAATTTCTTATGAGGTTTTTTCGGCACAGGCAGCAAAGGATTCCTCTCTTTTGGTGCTGCAGATGCTGAAAATGCTTTAA
- a CDS encoding cyclic nucleotide-binding domain-containing protein — translation MKKVPIISTIQTTVDGLKSAAQNIENVNIAVLDKYEDIVSFFKYEMPEIKIIDFGDPNIDADACVRIIKDDPWLLFGGIIAITNDRQEKAKLEQIKEPNFLFVCTRKDFEKNTEQIIKILNQHQHFLFNRGMHQRADEKETGHFVSDTDPFEIVFYANLIGTYLYNTNRVNEEERSSLQTAMMEFLLNAVEHGNCNISYEEKNKWLRSGKNMLDLIAEKQKQPEIKKKKVYITYSVLPEKTKITIKDEGNGFDWKSHLESDFEAGLHGMGIKLSQTLVKNIRYNNIGNEVSFEVNNQRNIANLTPAILKSQQLLTFKHMQIVCRENEDSSDLFYISSGRYAVYVNNKLMSVLTPADIFIGEMAFLMNDRRSATVVSIGEGSLVKIPKMKFMQLIEEHPHYGIFLSRLLANRLARQSKITAQLKEEQENTK, via the coding sequence ATGAAAAAGGTTCCAATAATAAGCACAATACAGACTACCGTGGACGGATTAAAATCTGCTGCACAAAACATAGAAAACGTCAATATTGCAGTCCTTGATAAATATGAAGACATTGTTTCGTTTTTTAAATACGAAATGCCTGAAATCAAGATTATCGATTTCGGAGATCCTAATATCGATGCCGACGCTTGTGTTAGGATTATAAAAGATGATCCGTGGCTTTTATTCGGAGGAATTATAGCCATTACCAATGACCGCCAAGAAAAAGCAAAGCTTGAACAAATAAAGGAACCTAACTTTTTATTTGTATGTACAAGAAAAGATTTTGAAAAAAATACCGAACAGATTATAAAGATTTTAAACCAACATCAGCATTTTCTTTTTAACAGAGGAATGCACCAGAGGGCTGATGAAAAAGAGACAGGTCATTTTGTAAGCGATACCGACCCATTTGAAATAGTTTTCTACGCAAACCTGATAGGAACCTATCTTTACAATACCAACAGAGTAAATGAAGAAGAACGATCTTCCTTACAAACTGCAATGATGGAATTTTTACTTAATGCAGTAGAACACGGAAACTGTAATATCTCTTATGAGGAAAAGAATAAATGGCTGCGAAGCGGAAAAAATATGCTCGATTTAATTGCCGAAAAACAAAAACAGCCTGAAATAAAAAAGAAAAAAGTTTATATCACGTATTCGGTACTGCCTGAAAAAACAAAGATAACTATCAAGGATGAAGGGAACGGTTTTGACTGGAAGAGCCATCTTGAATCAGACTTTGAAGCAGGCCTTCACGGAATGGGTATTAAACTTTCTCAAACACTTGTTAAAAATATACGCTATAATAATATTGGGAATGAGGTTTCATTTGAGGTAAATAACCAAAGAAATATAGCAAACCTTACACCCGCTATTTTAAAATCCCAGCAATTACTAACCTTCAAACACATGCAGATTGTCTGCCGCGAAAACGAGGATTCAAGCGATCTTTTTTATATAAGTTCGGGACGCTATGCCGTCTATGTAAACAATAAATTGATGTCGGTTTTAACACCGGCTGACATTTTTATAGGAGAAATGGCCTTTTTAATGAATGACAGAAGATCTGCTACCGTCGTATCTATCGGCGAAGGTTCTCTTGTAAAGATTCCTAAGATGAAGTTTATGCAGTTGATTGAGGAGCATCCTCATTACGGTATTTTCTTATCCCGACTGTTGGCTAACCGCTTAGCCCGTCAATCAAAGATTACGGCACAACTAAAAGAAGAACAAGAAAATACCAAGTAG
- a CDS encoding 3-dehydroquinate synthase, with protein MDSFIFTTVQGTTEVFYCDEPFLPPVGTAGGMYIADSNTAPIAKGSRNFRTDLPLVVIEAGEENKNFTSLVSILKMALDAGLSRNSVFIGIGGGLVCDLAAFAASVYMRGAKCKLVPTSLLAMADAAIGGKTAINFDGYKNMVGTFFKADEIYISPKVLKSLSEAEYLSGMFEIFKMGLLYSKDIYQVFRTQREKIFARDEALCLDLVKKAVEAKAQVVSRDFDEKNERAFLNLGHTFGHALESVLNFSKISHGEAVAWGISKAMLLGKKLGLTDSSYADEVCAVIHSYSRIDVPVLQDKEKVLLAMKKDKKNMDGKIRLILQKNICETFIYEAFEKDIREVL; from the coding sequence ATGGATAGTTTTATTTTTACAACGGTTCAAGGGACAACCGAAGTGTTTTACTGCGATGAGCCTTTTTTACCGCCTGTCGGTACAGCCGGCGGAATGTACATCGCCGATTCAAATACTGCTCCTATTGCAAAGGGTTCAAGAAATTTTCGTACTGACCTTCCCTTGGTTGTCATTGAAGCCGGAGAAGAAAATAAAAATTTTACTTCCCTTGTATCTATTTTAAAAATGGCCCTCGATGCGGGCTTAAGCCGGAATTCCGTTTTTATCGGGATTGGTGGAGGTCTTGTCTGTGATTTGGCGGCCTTTGCTGCCTCGGTTTATATGAGGGGGGCAAAATGCAAACTTGTTCCTACCAGTCTTTTAGCTATGGCGGATGCAGCCATCGGCGGAAAAACTGCAATAAATTTTGACGGTTATAAAAACATGGTAGGAACTTTTTTTAAGGCTGATGAAATTTACATAAGCCCAAAGGTCTTAAAAAGTTTAAGCGAGGCGGAGTATCTTTCAGGAATGTTCGAGATATTTAAGATGGGCCTTTTATACTCAAAAGATATTTACCAAGTTTTTAGAACACAAAGAGAAAAAATTTTTGCAAGAGATGAAGCTCTTTGCTTGGACCTTGTTAAAAAAGCCGTTGAGGCAAAAGCTCAGGTTGTAAGCCGCGACTTTGACGAAAAAAATGAAAGAGCCTTTTTAAACTTGGGGCACACCTTTGGTCATGCACTGGAATCCGTTTTAAATTTTTCAAAGATTTCGCATGGAGAGGCTGTTGCTTGGGGAATATCAAAGGCGATGCTATTAGGTAAAAAATTAGGCTTAACCGATTCTTCCTATGCGGATGAGGTTTGTGCTGTTATACATTCTTATAGCCGCATAGATGTACCGGTCTTACAGGATAAGGAGAAGGTGCTTTTAGCAATGAAAAAAGATAAAAAAAATATGGACGGTAAAATCCGTTTGATTTTGCAAAAAAATATTTGTGAAACTTTTATTTACGAAGCCTTTGAAAAAGACATCAGGGAGGTTCTATGA
- a CDS encoding cysteine desulfurase family protein, whose product MIYLDWAATALPQEDIITEALKKAFKYFANPSSKHFLGKDARKVLEDTRSEIAELLNTAPEHIIFTSGGTEGDYIPMLSLLALPSPCSIAVSSIEHSAVREQASIMKARGYKILQIPADKNGFISADAVLKTIGPDTAFVSVMAVNNETGAIQPIAEIGKALEEYSKGKRKIHFHTDAVQAIGKIPFELSKLSIHSASFSGHKIGAPRGIGFLYLAKNMEAFIRGGGQENGIRPGTENLAGILALSGCLKKYYKNLDGYVFHAKELTDFLIEELASIEGLSFIPESRPQLKDKFSPWILQFAVKELTGEVLVRCLSEKGICISTGSACSSKKQTRPVLEAMKIDAKVQQNSVRVSIGPLTQRGELEVFVKILKETLIEFR is encoded by the coding sequence ATGATTTATTTGGATTGGGCAGCAACAGCCCTTCCTCAAGAAGATATAATTACGGAGGCCTTAAAAAAAGCTTTTAAATATTTTGCAAATCCTTCTTCAAAGCATTTTTTAGGTAAGGATGCTCGAAAAGTTTTAGAAGACACTCGTTCGGAAATTGCAGAACTTTTAAATACGGCGCCTGAGCATATTATTTTTACATCGGGAGGAACCGAGGGGGATTATATTCCTATGCTCTCTCTGTTAGCCCTTCCTTCTCCTTGCTCGATTGCGGTCAGCAGCATAGAGCATTCCGCTGTTAGAGAACAAGCCTCCATTATGAAAGCACGGGGTTATAAGATTTTGCAAATTCCTGCGGATAAAAACGGCTTTATAAGTGCCGATGCGGTTTTAAAAACCATAGGGCCCGATACGGCCTTTGTTTCTGTAATGGCGGTAAACAATGAAACCGGAGCAATCCAGCCCATCGCCGAAATAGGAAAGGCTCTTGAAGAATATTCTAAAGGAAAAAGAAAAATCCATTTTCATACCGATGCAGTTCAAGCTATAGGAAAGATTCCTTTTGAACTTTCAAAACTATCCATTCATTCGGCTTCTTTTAGCGGACACAAAATAGGAGCTCCCAGAGGAATCGGTTTTTTGTATCTTGCTAAAAATATGGAGGCATTTATCCGCGGGGGCGGACAAGAAAATGGAATAAGGCCCGGAACCGAAAACCTTGCAGGTATTTTAGCTCTGTCCGGCTGCTTAAAAAAATATTATAAAAATTTAGACGGCTATGTTTTTCATGCAAAAGAATTAACGGATTTTTTAATTGAAGAACTGGCAAGTATTGAAGGTTTAAGTTTTATCCCGGAATCCCGTCCGCAGTTAAAGGATAAATTTTCTCCCTGGATTTTACAGTTTGCGGTTAAAGAATTAACCGGAGAAGTCCTTGTCCGCTGCTTGTCGGAAAAGGGTATCTGTATTTCTACGGGTTCTGCATGTTCATCAAAAAAACAAACCCGTCCTGTTTTAGAAGCTATGAAAATTGATGCTAAGGTGCAGCAAAATTCAGTGCGGGTTTCAATAGGGCCCTTAACACAAAGGGGAGAGCTTGAAGTTTTTGTTAAAATTCTAAAAGAAACATTAATAGAATTCCGCTGA